One segment of Hippopotamus amphibius kiboko isolate mHipAmp2 chromosome 4, mHipAmp2.hap2, whole genome shotgun sequence DNA contains the following:
- the TMEM140 gene encoding transmembrane protein 140 isoform X2 has product MRKVPRKVPCEGQKMLVLQSRRSNQLLFLGILTLAVTVTFLLFFALLWKAGNLIDLPNLRIGFYNFCLWNEGTGALQCHQFPELEALGVPRVGLALARLGVYGALVLTLFVPLPLLLAWCNSNEGEWQLAVGFLATSSTLLASGLGLFLTYTWKWLRLSLLGPGFLALGVAQALLILLLMATVVFPQRAKDKSWRAVSSV; this is encoded by the exons ATGAGGAAG GTACCCAGGAAGGTGCCCTGTGAAGGGCAAAAGATGCTCGTCCTGCAGTCCAGGAGGAGCAACCAGCTGCTGTTCCTGGGAATCCTGACGCTCGCAGTCACAGTGACCTTCCTGCTGTTCTTCGCTCTCCTCTGGAAGGCCGGCAACCTCATTGACTTGCCCAACCTCAGAATTGGCTTCTACAACTTCTGCCTTTGGAACGAGGGCACTGGCGCCCTCCAGTGCCACCAGTTCCCTGAGCTGGAGGCCCTGGGGGTGCCTCGAGTTGGCCTGGCCCTGGCCAGGCTTGGCGTGTACGGGGCCCTGGTCCTCACCCTCTTCGtccccctgcctctcctcctggccTGGTGCAACAGTAACGAGGGAGAGTGGCAGCTGGCCGTGGGCTTCCTGGCCACATCCTCCACGCTGCTGGCCAGCGGCCTGGGCCTCTTCCTCACCTACACATGGAAGTGGCTCCGGCTCTCCCTCCTGGGGCCTGGGTTTCTAGCTCTGGGTGTCGCCCAGGCCTTACTCATCCTCTTGCTTATGGCCACAGTCGTGTTCCCTCAGAGGGCAAAGGACAAGAGCTGGAGAGCGGTCAGCTCTGTCTAA
- the TMEM140 gene encoding transmembrane protein 140 isoform X1, with protein sequence MAVASFSKVPRKVPCEGQKMLVLQSRRSNQLLFLGILTLAVTVTFLLFFALLWKAGNLIDLPNLRIGFYNFCLWNEGTGALQCHQFPELEALGVPRVGLALARLGVYGALVLTLFVPLPLLLAWCNSNEGEWQLAVGFLATSSTLLASGLGLFLTYTWKWLRLSLLGPGFLALGVAQALLILLLMATVVFPQRAKDKSWRAVSSV encoded by the exons ATGGCTGTGGCCTCGTTTTCAAAA GTACCCAGGAAGGTGCCCTGTGAAGGGCAAAAGATGCTCGTCCTGCAGTCCAGGAGGAGCAACCAGCTGCTGTTCCTGGGAATCCTGACGCTCGCAGTCACAGTGACCTTCCTGCTGTTCTTCGCTCTCCTCTGGAAGGCCGGCAACCTCATTGACTTGCCCAACCTCAGAATTGGCTTCTACAACTTCTGCCTTTGGAACGAGGGCACTGGCGCCCTCCAGTGCCACCAGTTCCCTGAGCTGGAGGCCCTGGGGGTGCCTCGAGTTGGCCTGGCCCTGGCCAGGCTTGGCGTGTACGGGGCCCTGGTCCTCACCCTCTTCGtccccctgcctctcctcctggccTGGTGCAACAGTAACGAGGGAGAGTGGCAGCTGGCCGTGGGCTTCCTGGCCACATCCTCCACGCTGCTGGCCAGCGGCCTGGGCCTCTTCCTCACCTACACATGGAAGTGGCTCCGGCTCTCCCTCCTGGGGCCTGGGTTTCTAGCTCTGGGTGTCGCCCAGGCCTTACTCATCCTCTTGCTTATGGCCACAGTCGTGTTCCCTCAGAGGGCAAAGGACAAGAGCTGGAGAGCGGTCAGCTCTGTCTAA
- the TMEM140 gene encoding transmembrane protein 140 isoform X3, translating into MLVLQSRRSNQLLFLGILTLAVTVTFLLFFALLWKAGNLIDLPNLRIGFYNFCLWNEGTGALQCHQFPELEALGVPRVGLALARLGVYGALVLTLFVPLPLLLAWCNSNEGEWQLAVGFLATSSTLLASGLGLFLTYTWKWLRLSLLGPGFLALGVAQALLILLLMATVVFPQRAKDKSWRAVSSV; encoded by the coding sequence ATGCTCGTCCTGCAGTCCAGGAGGAGCAACCAGCTGCTGTTCCTGGGAATCCTGACGCTCGCAGTCACAGTGACCTTCCTGCTGTTCTTCGCTCTCCTCTGGAAGGCCGGCAACCTCATTGACTTGCCCAACCTCAGAATTGGCTTCTACAACTTCTGCCTTTGGAACGAGGGCACTGGCGCCCTCCAGTGCCACCAGTTCCCTGAGCTGGAGGCCCTGGGGGTGCCTCGAGTTGGCCTGGCCCTGGCCAGGCTTGGCGTGTACGGGGCCCTGGTCCTCACCCTCTTCGtccccctgcctctcctcctggccTGGTGCAACAGTAACGAGGGAGAGTGGCAGCTGGCCGTGGGCTTCCTGGCCACATCCTCCACGCTGCTGGCCAGCGGCCTGGGCCTCTTCCTCACCTACACATGGAAGTGGCTCCGGCTCTCCCTCCTGGGGCCTGGGTTTCTAGCTCTGGGTGTCGCCCAGGCCTTACTCATCCTCTTGCTTATGGCCACAGTCGTGTTCCCTCAGAGGGCAAAGGACAAGAGCTGGAGAGCGGTCAGCTCTGTCTAA